The Allocatelliglobosispora scoriae genome contains a region encoding:
- a CDS encoding threonine/serine dehydratase: MITRDDVDAATVRIAGRVRRTPLIEGDRPTSWLKLEYLQHTGSFKARGAVNRVLGARESGELTATGGIVVASGGNAGLANAYAARAIGVAATVFVPETAPAVKVAKLRAMGATVVQHGSEYAVAYEAAVKFAADTGAVYCHAYDQPEIVAGAGTTATELLLQVAGRGAGVDTIVVAVGGGGLMAGVAAAVEGVARVVAVEPVTIPTLHTALDRGGPVDVAVSGIAADSLGARRIGDIAYAVAVRTGVQSVLVADEEIIEARRRLWQERRIVVEHGAAAALAALTSGVYRPEPDERVAVILCGANTDPSDL; this comes from the coding sequence GTGATCACACGTGATGACGTCGACGCCGCCACGGTGCGGATCGCCGGCCGCGTCCGGCGTACCCCACTGATCGAGGGTGACCGGCCGACCAGCTGGCTGAAGCTCGAATACCTGCAGCACACGGGCAGTTTCAAGGCGCGTGGCGCCGTCAACCGCGTGCTGGGCGCGCGGGAGAGCGGCGAGCTGACGGCGACCGGCGGCATCGTGGTCGCCTCGGGCGGCAACGCGGGCCTCGCCAACGCCTACGCCGCGCGGGCGATCGGGGTGGCGGCGACGGTCTTCGTGCCCGAGACGGCGCCCGCGGTGAAGGTCGCGAAGCTGCGGGCGATGGGCGCCACGGTGGTGCAGCACGGCAGCGAGTACGCCGTCGCCTACGAGGCCGCGGTGAAGTTCGCCGCCGACACCGGTGCCGTCTACTGCCACGCCTACGACCAGCCCGAGATCGTCGCCGGGGCGGGCACGACCGCCACCGAGCTGCTGCTGCAGGTTGCCGGGCGGGGTGCCGGAGTCGACACGATCGTCGTCGCGGTCGGCGGCGGTGGCCTGATGGCCGGGGTGGCGGCAGCGGTCGAGGGTGTCGCTCGGGTGGTCGCCGTCGAGCCGGTGACGATTCCGACCCTGCACACGGCCTTGGATCGGGGCGGGCCGGTCGACGTGGCGGTCTCCGGGATCGCCGCCGATTCGCTCGGGGCGCGCCGGATCGGCGACATCGCCTACGCGGTGGCGGTGCGGACCGGGGTGCAGAGCGTGCTCGTCGCGGACGAGGAGATCATCGAGGCCCGTCGGCGGCTCTGGCAGGAGCGGCGGATCGTGGTCGAGCACGGCGCCGCGGCTGCGCTGGCCGCGCTGACCAGCGGTGTCTACCGGCCGGAGCCGGACGAGCGGGTCGCGGTCATCCTGTGCGGAGCGAACACCGATCCGTCGGACCTTTAG
- a CDS encoding PhzF family phenazine biosynthesis protein, translated as MTEVLRYSAFATDPDAGNPAGIVLDAEALTADEMLAIAAEVGYSETAFLSPLPGDDRRYAVRYFSPQVEVPFCGHATIASAVAVAERFGPGTLHFETKAGLIVIETSLDGDGQPTATLTSVPTSVSPIAGADLDALLDALGWAPDDLDPALPPMVGYAGAFHPVLAAGTRERLAALDYDFDALRDLMLSRDWTTIALVWRESATTFHVRNPFPVGGVVEDPATGAAAAAFGGYLRSLELVDPPVTLTLHQGEDLGRPGLLTVGIPADADTVRVTGNAVAMPA; from the coding sequence ATGACCGAGGTACTGCGCTACTCCGCCTTCGCGACCGACCCCGATGCCGGGAACCCCGCCGGGATCGTCCTCGACGCCGAGGCGCTCACCGCCGACGAGATGCTGGCGATCGCCGCCGAGGTGGGCTACTCGGAGACGGCGTTCCTGAGCCCGCTGCCAGGGGACGATCGCCGCTACGCGGTGCGCTACTTCAGCCCGCAGGTGGAGGTGCCGTTCTGCGGGCACGCGACGATCGCGTCCGCAGTCGCCGTCGCCGAGCGGTTCGGTCCGGGGACCCTGCACTTCGAGACGAAGGCCGGGCTGATCGTGATCGAGACCAGCCTCGACGGGGACGGCCAGCCCACGGCCACCCTGACCAGCGTGCCGACCTCGGTGTCGCCGATCGCCGGTGCCGACCTCGACGCCCTGCTCGACGCACTCGGCTGGGCACCGGACGACCTCGACCCGGCGCTGCCGCCGATGGTCGGTTACGCCGGTGCGTTCCACCCCGTGCTGGCGGCCGGCACCCGGGAACGGCTCGCCGCGCTGGACTACGACTTCGACGCCCTGCGCGACCTCATGCTCAGCCGGGACTGGACCACGATCGCGCTGGTGTGGCGGGAGTCGGCGACCACCTTCCACGTACGGAACCCGTTCCCGGTCGGCGGAGTCGTCGAGGACCCGGCGACCGGGGCCGCCGCGGCGGCGTTCGGCGGTTATCTGCGCAGCCTGGAGCTGGTGGATCCGCCGGTGACGCTGACGCTGCACCAGGGCGAGGACCTGGGCCGCCCCGGCCTGCTCACGGTCGGCATCCCCGCGGACGCCGACACCGTCCGCGTCACCGGCAACGCCGTAGCCATGCCCGCCTGA
- a CDS encoding quinone oxidoreductase family protein, with amino-acid sequence MRAIQITEPGGPEVLVATEVDAPQPGPGEVAVEITAAGVNFIDIYHREGRYPVALPYIPGVEAAGRVADLGPGVTGLAVGDRVGWVSHPGGYAERAVVPAKLLVPLPDGVDDETAAGVLLQGMTAHALTHDVYPVRPGDAILVHAAAGGMGLLLTQLITHLGGRVIGTTSTAAKEELARAAGAAEVIRYTEVDDLAAEVRRLTGGRGVAAVYDGVGAQTFDASLASLHLRGTLALFGGASGPVPPFDPMRLMASGSISLIRPTLGHFIVEREELLRRSSDVLGWVADKTLAVSITERYPLAEAARAHTDLAGRRTTGKLLLLP; translated from the coding sequence ATGCGCGCAATCCAGATCACCGAGCCGGGCGGACCGGAGGTACTCGTCGCCACCGAGGTCGACGCACCGCAGCCGGGGCCCGGTGAGGTCGCCGTCGAGATCACCGCGGCCGGGGTCAACTTCATCGACATCTATCACCGCGAGGGCCGCTACCCGGTCGCGCTGCCCTACATCCCCGGCGTCGAGGCCGCGGGCCGCGTCGCCGACCTCGGTCCGGGGGTCACCGGCCTCGCGGTGGGTGACCGCGTCGGCTGGGTCAGCCACCCCGGGGGGTACGCAGAACGCGCCGTCGTCCCCGCCAAGCTCCTCGTCCCGCTGCCCGACGGCGTCGACGACGAGACGGCAGCAGGTGTGCTGCTCCAGGGCATGACGGCACACGCTCTGACGCACGATGTCTACCCGGTGCGGCCCGGCGACGCCATCCTCGTCCACGCCGCCGCCGGTGGCATGGGGTTGCTGCTGACCCAGCTCATCACCCACCTCGGCGGGCGGGTCATCGGCACCACCTCCACCGCCGCCAAGGAGGAGCTGGCTCGCGCCGCCGGTGCCGCCGAGGTGATCCGCTACACCGAGGTCGACGATCTCGCCGCCGAGGTGCGCCGCCTCACCGGTGGCCGGGGAGTCGCCGCCGTTTATGACGGTGTGGGTGCGCAGACCTTCGACGCCAGCCTCGCCAGCCTGCACCTGCGCGGCACGCTGGCCCTCTTCGGCGGAGCGAGCGGTCCCGTGCCGCCCTTCGACCCGATGCGGTTGATGGCGTCGGGCTCCATTTCGCTGATCCGGCCGACGTTGGGCCACTTCATCGTCGAGCGTGAGGAACTGCTGCGCCGGTCGTCCGATGTGCTCGGCTGGGTGGCGGACAAGACGCTCGCGGTGAGCATCACCGAGCGCTACCCGCTCGCCGAGGCGGCCCGAGCCCACACCGACCTGGCGGGCCGCCGCACCACCGGCAAGCTCCTCCTGCTCCCCTGA
- a CDS encoding DEAD/DEAH box helicase: MAVDTAVRDQAEAVLRRLAGDDARLREDQWRAIEALIEGRRVLCVQRTGWGKSAVYFVATALLRARGHGPTVIVSPLLALMRNQVEAAARAGVQARTINSANLDEWDEITAEIADGSVDVLLISPERLNNPDFRDSVLPKLAATTGLLVVDEAHCVSDWGHDFRPDYRRLRTMLAELTPGTPVLATTATANERVTADVAEQLGEALVLRGPLDRESLRLGVISLPSAAHRLGWLADRLDELPGSGIIYTLTIAAAHETAEFLGARGYPVAVYTGQSEDADRRVAERDLLDNKLKALVATSALGMGFDKPDLGFVVHLGAPASPIAYYQQVGRAGRAVASAEVVLLPGSEDEAIWKYFASLAFPPEEQVRRVLDALATSDRPLSTPALEVQVELRRARLELMLKVLDVDGAVRKVRGGWTSTGEPWRYDTERHQRIVAARSAEQQSMRDYAKLTGCRMEFLRRCLDDPAAAPCGRCDRCTGSGLSAEVSAAALDAAYSFLGRPGLQIEPRKLWPTGLAAVGVPLSGRIPADEQAWPGRAVGRLTDLGWGARLRELLAEGTPDTVATPEVLAAVIEVLKAWAHGDDPWPERPRGVVMLASRRRSRLVTSVAEHVSRVGRLPLLGTIDQTGDAAPASVNSAQRVRSLHGSFVVGSEVADALAGLGGPVLLVDDLVDSGWTMALAARELRLAGAAAVLPLALASAS, translated from the coding sequence ATGGCGGTCGACACAGCAGTCAGGGACCAGGCCGAGGCGGTGCTTCGGCGCCTCGCCGGAGACGACGCCAGGCTTCGCGAGGACCAGTGGCGCGCGATCGAGGCACTCATCGAGGGGCGGCGGGTGCTCTGCGTCCAGCGCACGGGCTGGGGCAAGTCCGCGGTCTACTTCGTCGCCACGGCGCTGCTGCGAGCGCGTGGTCACGGGCCGACCGTTATCGTCTCGCCGCTGCTGGCGCTGATGCGCAACCAGGTCGAGGCGGCGGCCCGCGCCGGAGTGCAGGCCCGCACGATCAACTCGGCCAACCTCGACGAGTGGGACGAGATCACCGCCGAGATCGCCGACGGCTCGGTCGACGTGCTGCTGATCAGCCCCGAGCGGCTCAACAACCCCGACTTCCGCGACTCGGTCCTGCCCAAGCTCGCCGCGACCACCGGGCTGCTCGTCGTCGACGAGGCGCACTGCGTCTCCGACTGGGGGCACGATTTCCGGCCCGACTATCGCCGCCTGCGGACGATGCTCGCCGAGCTCACGCCGGGCACCCCGGTCCTCGCGACGACCGCCACCGCCAACGAGCGGGTCACCGCCGACGTCGCCGAGCAGCTCGGCGAGGCGCTGGTGCTGCGCGGCCCGCTCGACCGCGAGTCGCTGCGCCTCGGCGTGATCTCGCTGCCATCGGCCGCGCACCGGCTCGGCTGGCTCGCCGACCGCCTCGACGAGCTGCCCGGATCCGGCATCATCTACACCCTCACCATCGCCGCCGCCCACGAGACCGCCGAGTTCCTCGGGGCGCGGGGCTACCCGGTTGCCGTCTACACCGGACAGTCCGAGGACGCCGATCGGCGGGTCGCCGAGCGCGACCTGCTCGACAACAAGCTCAAGGCCCTCGTCGCCACCTCCGCGCTGGGCATGGGCTTCGACAAGCCCGACCTCGGCTTCGTCGTGCACCTCGGCGCGCCCGCCTCGCCGATCGCCTATTACCAGCAGGTCGGCCGGGCCGGCCGGGCCGTGGCGAGCGCCGAGGTGGTGCTCCTGCCCGGCTCCGAGGACGAGGCGATCTGGAAATACTTCGCCTCACTCGCCTTCCCGCCGGAGGAGCAGGTGCGGCGGGTCCTCGACGCGCTCGCGACCTCCGATCGTCCACTCTCGACCCCGGCCCTGGAGGTCCAGGTCGAGCTGCGCCGGGCCCGGCTGGAGCTGATGCTCAAGGTCCTCGACGTCGACGGCGCGGTCCGCAAGGTCCGTGGCGGCTGGACCTCGACCGGCGAGCCCTGGCGCTATGACACCGAGCGCCACCAGCGCATCGTCGCCGCCCGTTCGGCCGAGCAGCAGTCGATGCGCGACTACGCCAAGCTCACCGGCTGCCGGATGGAGTTCCTCCGCCGCTGCCTCGACGACCCGGCGGCTGCGCCGTGCGGACGCTGCGACCGCTGCACCGGGTCGGGACTCAGCGCCGAGGTCTCGGCGGCGGCGCTCGACGCCGCATACTCCTTCCTCGGCCGTCCCGGCCTGCAGATCGAGCCGCGCAAGCTGTGGCCGACCGGTCTCGCCGCAGTGGGGGTGCCGCTCAGCGGACGGATTCCGGCAGACGAGCAGGCGTGGCCGGGCCGAGCCGTCGGGCGGCTCACCGACCTCGGCTGGGGAGCCCGGCTGCGGGAGCTGCTCGCCGAGGGGACACCCGATACAGTCGCGACGCCCGAGGTGCTCGCCGCGGTGATCGAGGTGCTCAAGGCCTGGGCACACGGCGACGACCCGTGGCCCGAGCGGCCGCGCGGTGTCGTGATGCTCGCCTCGCGCCGCCGATCCCGCCTCGTCACGAGCGTCGCGGAGCACGTCTCCCGGGTCGGTCGGCTGCCGCTGCTCGGCACGATCGACCAGACCGGTGACGCGGCTCCGGCCAGCGTCAACAGTGCCCAGCGGGTGCGCTCGCTGCACGGTTCCTTCGTCGTGGGGTCCGAAGTGGCCGATGCCCTCGCGGGCCTCGGCGGTCCCGTGCTGCTCGTCGACGATCTCGTCGACTCGGGGTGGACGATGGCGCTCGCCGCCCGCGAGCTGCGGCTCGCCGGAGCGGCGGCGGTGCTGCCGCTCGCACTCGCCAGCGCGAGCTGA
- a CDS encoding VOC family protein, translated as MTVTGRVLGTLPASDLARAKDFYARNLGLKPVKETDAGLVFECGDNSRILLFPSTGRASGDHTQAVFEVADVSGEVATMKANGITFEEFDLPGMRTEDGVVTMEGVESAFFHDSEGNLICISQHVDV; from the coding sequence ATGACGGTGACCGGACGGGTCCTGGGTACGCTGCCGGCTTCTGATCTGGCACGCGCCAAGGACTTCTACGCACGCAATCTCGGCCTCAAACCGGTCAAGGAGACCGATGCGGGCCTCGTCTTCGAGTGCGGCGACAACAGCCGCATCCTGCTGTTCCCGTCGACCGGGCGGGCCAGCGGCGACCACACGCAGGCGGTCTTCGAGGTCGCCGACGTGTCCGGCGAGGTGGCGACGATGAAGGCGAACGGCATCACCTTCGAGGAGTTCGACCTGCCGGGCATGAGGACCGAGGACGGGGTCGTGACGATGGAGGGCGTCGAGTCGGCGTTCTTCCACGACTCGGAGGGCAACCTGATCTGCATCAGCCAGCACGTCGACGTCTGA
- a CDS encoding AAA family ATPase, whose amino-acid sequence MFEQAPAGVVRLTAAVDEPRHRGMHLAAVCTAVAEQLGVATVIATKPVHARLVNPRTGEQGFARLHISDEVKPTTIAAQGYILRNAGAVEGDDLDIELWDPITQAAPATSITLHRVDSGLSFGDGREQAHNTRQRLTDSALSLTVGHGFSLPLGGGEATFEVTAAEPAAAAVRCTSETEVVIALPDSDHLTGSTNRPVPQRAVFDDIGGLDGPLQQIAELVVWPAKYPELFERLGIRTARGIILHGPPGNGKTLLARSVARLLGASFFAVNGPEVLSKFYGESEQRLRKVFEDAAREQPSVIFLDELDSLAPSRDNVSGDLEVRLVSQLLTLMDGLTDRGQVVVIGATNRPSAIDPALRRPGRFDREVEIGPPDHDGRHAILLVHTREIPLADDVDLMAIAEMTVGYVGADLASLCQEAAMASARRTLDDHRRQAAVGDALPVAAVSVCQADFVEGLRHVQPSAFREQRQVVVGPDWDDLVGLANAKRALTELIDWPMSKSTSLKQLGIDLGGGIMLSGPALSGKTALVAALAKRLSASLIHLPSVDLLSPWVGESERLVRNAFTKARHASPSIVLIDNFEQLAAAGSDLSRRVLAQVSNELAQLRLTTSAFVVVATRDDLAVGDALFSDVVHMDQLTRADVEVVLERRLSAHLSAEVAIDEVASQLDGLPIGQVLRVCHEALVCALWEDPDKLVVEARHVSTALARVARRHHVS is encoded by the coding sequence ATGTTCGAACAGGCCCCCGCCGGCGTGGTTCGCCTGACGGCCGCCGTCGATGAGCCACGACACCGCGGCATGCACCTGGCCGCGGTCTGCACCGCCGTCGCCGAGCAGCTCGGCGTCGCCACGGTGATCGCGACCAAGCCGGTCCATGCCCGCCTGGTCAATCCGCGGACGGGGGAGCAGGGCTTCGCCCGGCTGCACATCTCGGACGAGGTCAAGCCGACGACCATCGCGGCGCAGGGCTACATCCTGCGCAATGCCGGGGCGGTCGAGGGCGACGACCTCGACATCGAGCTCTGGGATCCGATCACACAGGCCGCCCCGGCGACGTCGATCACCCTGCACCGGGTCGACAGCGGGCTGAGTTTCGGCGACGGACGGGAGCAGGCGCACAACACCCGGCAGCGGCTCACCGATTCGGCGCTGTCGCTCACCGTGGGGCACGGTTTCTCGCTGCCGCTCGGCGGTGGTGAGGCCACCTTCGAGGTGACCGCCGCCGAGCCCGCCGCGGCAGCGGTGCGCTGCACGAGCGAGACCGAGGTCGTCATCGCCCTCCCGGACTCCGATCACCTGACCGGCTCCACCAACCGGCCGGTGCCGCAACGCGCCGTCTTCGACGACATCGGCGGCCTGGACGGTCCGCTCCAGCAGATCGCGGAGCTCGTCGTCTGGCCGGCCAAGTACCCGGAGCTGTTCGAGCGGCTCGGCATCCGGACGGCGCGAGGGATCATCCTGCACGGCCCTCCCGGCAACGGGAAGACCCTGCTGGCCCGCTCGGTGGCGCGGCTGCTCGGCGCGAGCTTCTTCGCCGTCAACGGGCCCGAGGTCCTGTCGAAGTTCTACGGGGAGAGCGAGCAGCGGCTGCGCAAGGTCTTCGAGGACGCCGCACGCGAACAGCCGAGCGTGATCTTCCTCGACGAACTCGACTCCCTGGCCCCCTCCCGGGACAACGTCTCCGGGGACCTGGAAGTACGCCTGGTGAGCCAGCTCCTCACCCTCATGGACGGCCTCACCGATCGCGGGCAGGTGGTCGTGATCGGTGCGACCAACCGGCCCTCCGCCATCGATCCGGCGCTGCGCCGGCCGGGGCGGTTCGACCGCGAGGTCGAGATCGGACCGCCCGACCACGACGGCCGCCACGCCATCCTGCTGGTGCACACGAGGGAGATCCCGCTCGCGGACGACGTCGACCTCATGGCGATCGCGGAGATGACCGTCGGCTACGTCGGCGCGGACCTGGCGAGCCTCTGCCAGGAAGCGGCGATGGCCTCGGCCCGCCGCACCCTCGACGACCATCGGCGGCAGGCCGCGGTCGGGGACGCACTGCCGGTCGCCGCGGTCAGCGTCTGCCAGGCGGACTTCGTCGAAGGGCTCCGCCACGTGCAGCCGTCCGCGTTCCGCGAGCAGCGTCAGGTGGTGGTGGGTCCGGACTGGGACGACCTCGTCGGACTGGCGAACGCCAAACGCGCCCTCACCGAGCTGATCGACTGGCCCATGAGCAAGAGCACGAGCCTCAAGCAGCTCGGCATCGACCTCGGCGGCGGGATCATGCTCTCGGGACCGGCCCTCAGCGGCAAGACCGCGCTCGTCGCGGCTCTCGCCAAACGGCTCTCCGCATCGCTGATCCACCTGCCCAGCGTCGACTTGCTGAGCCCGTGGGTCGGCGAGAGCGAGCGCCTGGTCCGCAACGCATTCACGAAGGCCCGCCACGCGTCGCCGAGCATCGTGCTGATCGACAACTTCGAGCAGCTCGCCGCGGCCGGCTCCGACCTCTCCCGCCGAGTCCTGGCCCAGGTCTCCAACGAGCTGGCCCAGTTACGGCTTACCACCTCGGCATTCGTCGTGGTGGCGACCCGCGACGACCTCGCCGTGGGCGACGCCCTCTTCTCGGATGTGGTCCACATGGACCAGCTCACCAGGGCGGATGTGGAGGTGGTGCTGGAGCGCCGCCTCTCGGCCCATCTGAGTGCGGAGGTCGCGATCGACGAGGTGGCGTCGCAATTGGACGGACTCCCGATCGGTCAGGTGTTGCGGGTCTGCCACGAGGCGCTCGTCTGTGCCCTGTGGGAGGACCCGGACAAGCTCGTCGTCGAGGCACGTCACGTGTCGACAGCACTGGCACGTGTGGCGCGTAGGCACCACGTCAGTTAG
- a CDS encoding DUF5685 family protein has protein sequence MFGIIRPCQHSLSASLRDEWLGHLCGMCLSLRDQHGHAARLVTNYDGLLISALVEAQAPAAQRRSAGPCALRGMRGASVAIGGSAQLAAAVSLVLASAKLRDHVDDRDGIYRRKPVAAGANLVARRWAKAARETGVLVGFDTGVLLTAVAEQRSLELAASVGTPLLTLTEPTEIATAAAFAHTAVLAGRPENAEALAEAGRLFGRIAHLVDAAEDLDQDRLTGAWNPLLATGATTLDAGRLARDAMAGIRLALHEVTFTRKALVHALLVHELDHAVTRTFSASDPGYYPPVIQPGKPPRQPRKPGGGSCWWPISEHPPRPNGFFTGCAIGTWMCCTCQVCCRSDWPGPWSGRKRSGPCSDCGDCSGCDCCDCCRCCGKADCDCGPCDC, from the coding sequence GTGTTCGGGATCATTCGCCCCTGTCAGCACAGCCTCTCCGCGTCACTGCGCGACGAGTGGCTGGGCCACCTCTGCGGCATGTGCCTGTCCCTGCGTGACCAGCACGGGCACGCCGCCCGGCTCGTCACCAACTACGACGGGCTGCTGATCTCCGCGCTCGTCGAGGCACAGGCACCGGCGGCGCAGCGCCGCTCGGCCGGCCCGTGCGCGCTGCGGGGGATGCGCGGCGCCTCGGTGGCGATCGGGGGATCGGCGCAGCTCGCGGCCGCGGTCTCGCTGGTGCTGGCGTCGGCGAAGCTGCGCGATCACGTGGACGACCGCGACGGCATCTACCGCCGCAAGCCCGTCGCGGCCGGGGCCAACCTCGTCGCCCGCCGCTGGGCCAAGGCCGCGCGGGAGACCGGCGTGCTCGTCGGCTTCGACACCGGAGTCCTGCTCACCGCAGTCGCCGAGCAGCGCTCGCTGGAGCTCGCGGCATCGGTGGGTACGCCACTGCTCACCCTCACCGAGCCCACCGAGATCGCCACCGCCGCCGCGTTCGCGCACACCGCCGTCCTCGCCGGTCGACCGGAGAACGCCGAAGCCCTCGCCGAGGCCGGCCGGCTCTTCGGGCGCATCGCGCACCTCGTCGACGCCGCCGAGGATCTCGATCAGGACCGGCTCACCGGCGCGTGGAACCCGCTGCTCGCCACCGGTGCGACGACGCTCGACGCCGGCCGGCTCGCCCGGGACGCGATGGCCGGGATCCGGCTGGCCCTGCATGAGGTCACCTTCACCCGGAAGGCGCTGGTCCACGCACTGCTCGTGCACGAGCTGGACCACGCGGTCACCCGGACCTTCTCCGCCTCCGATCCGGGGTACTACCCGCCGGTCATCCAGCCGGGCAAACCGCCGCGGCAGCCGCGGAAGCCCGGCGGCGGGTCGTGCTGGTGGCCGATCAGCGAGCACCCGCCGCGGCCGAACGGATTCTTCACCGGATGCGCGATCGGGACGTGGATGTGCTGCACGTGCCAGGTCTGCTGCCGCAGCGACTGGCCCGGACCGTGGAGCGGGCGCAAGCGCAGCGGCCCGTGCTCCGACTGCGGTGACTGCTCAGGCTGCGATTGCTGCGACTGCTGCCGCTGCTGCGGCAAGGCCGACTGCGACTGCGGCCCCTGCGACTGCTGA